Proteins encoded together in one Quercus lobata isolate SW786 chromosome 3, ValleyOak3.0 Primary Assembly, whole genome shotgun sequence window:
- the LOC115980270 gene encoding uncharacterized protein LOC115980270, with protein sequence MASSASSSSFTTTGSTSSSSITHGVNPSLLLLSNMVSMVTVKLDYNNYMVWRHQIEVILVAYSMINSINDDNHAPDPFLKDSSGNFTTEVNLEFFQWKIREQAFLRDELMSIKKGSKSMDSFFQRIEEVRDKLGAVAVCVDEEELIHLALKALLSKYDAFCSTIRTGNDTLTLEELNTLLNVEERSIKKRSINSDLRDSTSLAMAVNQFSQGFTRGRGKNGNNRGRGNGRGGNQFSRGG encoded by the exons TTCAATCACTCATGGTGTTAATCCTTCTCTGCTACTTTTGTCAAATATGGTAAGTATGGTTACTGTGAAGCTTGACTACAACAATTATATGGTGTGGAGACATCAAATCGAAGTGATTTTGGTAGCATATTCAATGATCAATTCCATCAATGATGATAATCATGCACCAGATCCTTTTCTTAAGGATAGCTCAGGAAACTTTACAACTGAAGTTAATCTAGAGTTTTTTCAATGGAAGATTCGTGAACAGGCCTT TTTGAGAGATGAGCTAATGAGCATCAAGAAGGGCTCAAAATCTATGGATTCTTTCTTCCAACGAATTGAAGAAGTTAGAGATAAGCTTGGGGCTGTAGCAGTCTGTGTTGATGAAGAAGAGCTAATCCATCTAGCTCTTAAAGCCCTACTATCAAAATATGATGCATTCTGTTCTACAATTAGAACTGGGAATGACACTCTTACACTTGAAGAATTGAATACACTCTTGAATGTTGAAGAAAGATCAATTAAGAAGAGGTCAATCAATTCAGATCTTAGGGATTCTACATCTTTGGCTATGGCAGTCAATCAATTCAGCCAAGGTTTTACGAGAGGAAGAGGCAAGAATGGTAATAATAGAGGTCGTGGCAATGGCAGAGGTGGCAATCAATTCTCTAGAggtggttaa
- the LOC115980271 gene encoding CBL-interacting serine/threonine-protein kinase 6-like gives MYTEIYIVVSKEKVIQVGMMEQIKREISVMKMVRHPNIVELHEVLAGKSKIYFAMELVRGGELFSKIAKGRLKEDVARVYFQQLISAIDFCHSRGVYHRDLNLENLLLDEEGNLKVTDFGLSAFTDHLKQDGLLHTMCGTPAYVAPEVIGKKGYDGATADLWSCGVILFVLLAGFLPFQDNNLVAMYNKIYRGDFKCPPWFSLLGLVCSCWV, from the exons atGTACACTGAAATATATATC GTTGTGAGCAAAGAGAAAGTGATCCAAGTGGGTATGATGGAGCAGATCAAGAGAGAAATCTCGGTGATGAAGATGGTACGGCATCCAAACATAGTCGAGCTCCACGAAGTTTTGGCGGGCAAATCCAAGATCTACTTCGCCATGGAACTCGTCCGTGGAGGCGAGCTTTTCTCGAAAATCGCTAAGGGTCGGCTTAAAGAAGACGTGGCGAGAGTCTATTTCCAACAACTCATCTCCGCCATCGATTTCTGTCACAGCCGCGGTGTCTACCACCGAGACCTCAACCTTGAGAACTTGCTCTTAGACGAAGAAGGTAATTTGAAAGTCACTGATTTTGGTCTCAGCGCTTTCACTGATCATTTGAAGCAAGATGGGTTGCTACACACAATGTGTGGCACACCGGCTTATGTGGCGCCGGAGGTGATTGGAAAGAAAGGCTACGATGGTGCTACAGCTGATCTTTGGTCCTGTGGAGTTATCCTGTTTGTTCTTCTAGCTGGGTTTTTGCCATTTCAGGACAATAATCTTGTGGCCATGTATAATAAGATTTACAGAGGTGACTTCAAGTGTCCACCATGGTTTTCTTTGCTGGGTTTAGTTTGTTCTTGCTGGGTTTAG